One window from the genome of Merismopedia glauca CCAP 1448/3 encodes:
- a CDS encoding ParA family protein, with translation KLLGFYMIIAITALKEGVGKTTTAIHIAAYLQQKAPTLLIDADRNRSALVWSREDKLPFKVVSEAASTRWIKDFTHIITDTKARPEEDDLKDLAEGSDLIIIPTTPKHLDIDATVKAVEFLSEIGANLKVLLTQVDTRTKAGKEARQYLEEAKLPLFKTEIPRLVAFERAPNRGVVIKDYPDSRSQFAWSTYEDVGREILR, from the coding sequence AAGCTCTTAGGATTCTATATGATTATTGCTATTACAGCTTTGAAGGAAGGAGTTGGCAAAACCACAACTGCTATCCATATAGCAGCATATTTGCAACAGAAAGCGCCAACTTTATTAATTGATGCCGATCGCAATAGATCTGCTTTGGTTTGGTCTAGGGAAGACAAATTACCGTTTAAGGTGGTTTCTGAAGCTGCTTCTACTAGATGGATTAAAGATTTTACCCATATCATTACTGATACTAAAGCTAGACCAGAAGAAGATGATTTAAAAGACTTAGCCGAAGGTAGCGATTTAATTATTATACCTACAACTCCGAAACATTTAGATATAGATGCCACGGTAAAAGCTGTCGAATTCTTATCAGAAATAGGAGCAAATTTAAAGGTTTTGTTAACTCAAGTAGATACCAGAACTAAAGCCGGAAAAGAAGCTAGACAGTATTTAGAAGAAGCAAAATTACCGTTATTTAAAACTGAAATTCCTAGATTAGTAGCCTTTGAACGCGCACCTAATCGGGGAGTAGTTATTAAAGATTATCCCGATTCGCGATCGCAATTTGCTTGGTCTACTTATGAGGATGTAGGCAGAGAAATACTTCGCTAA